A portion of the Pirellulales bacterium genome contains these proteins:
- a CDS encoding type II toxin-antitoxin system HicB family antitoxin yields MSKTLTAIIQREGKAYVALCPELDIASQGDSIESARENLREALELFFECAPAEEIYERLGQEIFVTQLEVVVG; encoded by the coding sequence ATGAGCAAAACGCTTACGGCGATTATCCAACGCGAGGGAAAGGCCTATGTTGCGCTCTGTCCAGAACTGGATATAGCCAGCCAAGGTGACAGCATCGAGTCCGCCCGCGAAAATCTGCGAGAGGCGTTGGAATTATTTTTTGAATGTGCTCCCGCGGAGGAGATCTACGAGCGACTGGGCCAGGAAATCTTTGTGACACAACTGGAGGTTGTCGTTGGGTAA
- a CDS encoding DUF1553 domain-containing protein produces the protein MRRLLPMNFAIFKLLRVGGNYLSPLAGLLWLVMVIPCSAQERSAPPPYNRDIRPILSDHCFACHGPDKNHRQAELRLDMRADALAKNAFVPGNADESELWRRITSNDPDVVMPPPDANKPLTPQQRDLLRQWIAAGAEYQEHWAYTPLVRPEVPLLHKPPQEKTGQTSVDEQTNAIDAFIRAPLAARGIAPSPPGEKAALIRRLSLDLLGLPPAPADVAAYVADPSPDAYERLVDRLLASPHFGERMAVWWLDVARFSDTVGFHGDQNQRIFPYRDYVINSFNANKPFDQFTLEQLAGDLLPNPTPEQLIASGFNRLNMMTREGGAQPGEYIAKYQADRVRTVGGAWLGATLGCCECHDHKYDPFQQADFYALSAFFADIKQWGVYADYHYTPEPELRGVNNDWPFPPEILVDSPALAARLAKLERQAALLGLQAMGGDEHEREHDHARESWLAAVQDFVRKHPAGWEVLHPSPQPSPQGEGAKEPSPQPSPQEEGAKESSPNLPLAKNQDGFITITDEMQNKQPQTDLWFSPTPGWVAAIRLELGPETAESESSDDANAASPPPAKGANKSNRKPFERKAVKLQAKLLRATNPIHLDLNTTAADDKTATEPTPPEPKATEPLSLKFSWASANSAQPRYANGADQLGVLDPWNPAASDPRETLFAVWILAEPVQIQAGDTLLVQLSGNVNPVRISVTPLAQPRPLQSGSAALRTAFLTDSPDRTLEQQYLIASCYAYGTPQPEVIAVPLRKLQREIAECRDGRAWTMITQPRQPLEIRLLPRGNWQDASGPVMQPATLHFLPRPTVSDNRRLTRVDLARWICASDNPLTPRTFANRLWKEFFGKGLSAQLDDLGAQGEAPSHPELLDWLAVEFRESGWNVKHLVKLLVMSQTYRQSSRGRPELRDLDPHNRWLTFQNPRRLEAEFIRDNALAISGLLNTELGGPSVRPYQPAGYYAQLQFPDRDYQPHLDERQYRRGVYMHWQRTFLHPQLANFDAPPRDECTAQRVVSNTPQQALTLLNDPTFNEAARALAERVILGGLPEAGPATTAASSPSPATIAVDQARLNRLYQLALARDPSSAEQASLFKFLAAQREEFARGKSDAAKYLGIGLHPQIPRIDPVDLAAWSGVCRVVLNLQETITRY, from the coding sequence ATGCGACGACTTTTGCCGATGAACTTTGCAATTTTCAAATTGTTGCGCGTGGGGGGAAACTACCTGTCGCCACTGGCGGGCCTGCTTTGGCTGGTCATGGTAATTCCTTGTTCAGCCCAGGAGCGATCCGCCCCCCCGCCCTACAACCGCGATATCCGCCCGATACTTAGCGATCATTGCTTTGCGTGTCATGGGCCGGACAAGAATCACCGCCAAGCCGAATTGCGTTTGGATATGAGGGCCGACGCCCTGGCTAAAAACGCGTTTGTTCCGGGCAACGCGGACGAAAGCGAACTTTGGCGGCGGATCACCTCTAATGATCCGGATGTGGTCATGCCCCCGCCGGATGCCAATAAACCCCTGACTCCCCAACAGCGCGACCTGCTGCGGCAGTGGATCGCCGCCGGAGCGGAATACCAAGAACATTGGGCCTATACGCCGCTGGTCCGACCAGAGGTCCCACTCCTTCATAAACCACCCCAGGAAAAGACTGGCCAAACAAGCGTCGATGAACAGACCAATGCGATTGACGCGTTTATTCGCGCGCCTTTGGCCGCGCGGGGAATCGCGCCATCTCCCCCTGGGGAAAAGGCGGCCCTGATCCGCCGACTAAGCCTGGACCTGTTGGGCCTTCCCCCCGCGCCCGCGGATGTCGCGGCCTATGTGGCGGACCCCAGCCCCGACGCGTATGAGCGGTTGGTGGATCGGTTGCTGGCGTCCCCCCACTTTGGCGAGCGAATGGCCGTGTGGTGGTTGGATGTCGCCCGTTTTAGTGATACCGTGGGTTTTCATGGCGATCAAAACCAGCGAATATTCCCATATCGTGATTACGTTATTAACTCGTTTAATGCCAATAAGCCGTTTGACCAATTCACGCTGGAACAACTGGCGGGGGATTTACTCCCCAATCCCACTCCGGAGCAATTGATAGCGAGCGGTTTTAACCGGTTGAATATGATGACCCGCGAAGGAGGCGCGCAGCCGGGGGAATACATTGCCAAATATCAGGCGGACCGCGTCCGGACCGTTGGCGGGGCCTGGCTAGGAGCCACGCTGGGCTGCTGCGAATGTCACGACCACAAATACGACCCGTTCCAACAGGCGGACTTTTATGCGTTGTCGGCGTTCTTTGCCGATATCAAGCAATGGGGGGTTTATGCCGACTACCATTACACCCCCGAACCCGAACTGCGCGGCGTGAATAACGATTGGCCCTTTCCGCCGGAAATCTTGGTGGATAGCCCCGCGCTGGCCGCCCGCCTGGCAAAACTAGAACGCCAAGCCGCGCTCCTAGGCCTGCAAGCGATGGGGGGTGACGAGCACGAACGAGAGCATGACCACGCACGGGAATCGTGGCTGGCGGCTGTCCAGGATTTTGTCAGGAAACACCCGGCAGGTTGGGAAGTATTGCACCCCTCACCACAACCCTCTCCCCAAGGAGAGGGAGCTAAGGAACCCTCACCCCAACCCTCTCCCCAGGAAGAGGGAGCTAAGGAATCTTCCCCCAATCTGCCTTTAGCAAAAAATCAGGATGGATTTATTACGATTACGGACGAGATGCAAAACAAGCAACCACAGACGGATTTGTGGTTTTCACCCACGCCCGGTTGGGTCGCGGCCATTCGGCTAGAACTGGGTCCGGAAACAGCGGAGAGTGAATCCTCTGACGACGCAAATGCGGCAAGTCCACCCCCAGCTAAGGGGGCAAATAAATCCAACCGTAAGCCGTTTGAGCGTAAAGCCGTTAAATTGCAGGCGAAGTTACTGCGGGCCACAAACCCCATTCATCTAGACTTAAATACCACGGCGGCAGACGACAAAACAGCCACAGAACCCACCCCTCCCGAGCCAAAAGCGACAGAACCCCTCTCCCTCAAATTTTCCTGGGCGTCAGCCAACTCCGCCCAACCGCGGTATGCAAATGGCGCGGATCAACTGGGCGTGCTAGACCCTTGGAACCCCGCCGCAAGCGACCCGCGGGAGACGCTCTTTGCGGTGTGGATCCTGGCCGAACCGGTGCAAATTCAGGCGGGAGACACATTACTGGTACAACTGTCCGGCAATGTAAATCCCGTGCGGATCAGTGTGACGCCGCTAGCCCAGCCCCGGCCGCTTCAGTCCGGGAGCGCGGCCTTGCGTACGGCGTTTTTAACCGATTCCCCGGACCGGACCCTGGAGCAGCAGTACCTCATTGCCAGTTGTTATGCCTATGGGACGCCGCAGCCCGAGGTTATCGCCGTACCGTTGAGGAAGTTGCAGCGGGAAATCGCGGAATGCCGCGACGGCCGGGCCTGGACCATGATCACGCAACCACGGCAGCCCCTGGAAATCCGCTTGCTTCCCCGGGGAAATTGGCAGGATGCCAGCGGCCCGGTCATGCAACCCGCGACGCTTCACTTTTTGCCCCGGCCCACGGTGTCGGACAATCGACGCCTCACCCGCGTGGACCTGGCCCGTTGGATTTGCGCCAGCGACAATCCCCTGACGCCGCGCACGTTTGCCAATCGGCTGTGGAAGGAATTTTTTGGCAAGGGACTTTCCGCGCAATTGGACGACCTGGGGGCACAAGGGGAAGCCCCCTCTCATCCGGAATTGTTAGATTGGCTGGCGGTGGAATTTCGCGAGAGCGGCTGGAATGTAAAGCATTTGGTCAAGCTGCTGGTCATGTCGCAAACTTATCGGCAGTCGTCGCGCGGCAGGCCCGAACTCCGCGATCTGGACCCGCATAATCGCTGGCTGACATTTCAAAATCCCCGGCGGTTGGAGGCGGAATTTATTCGGGATAACGCCCTGGCGATCAGCGGACTGCTAAACACGGAACTGGGGGGCCCCAGCGTTCGTCCCTATCAGCCCGCCGGCTACTACGCACAATTACAATTTCCTGACCGCGACTACCAGCCGCACCTGGATGAACGACAATACCGCCGGGGTGTCTACATGCACTGGCAACGGACATTCTTGCATCCCCAATTGGCGAATTTTGACGCTCCGCCGCGCGATGAATGCACGGCCCAGCGAGTCGTTTCGAACACGCCGCAGCAGGCGTTAACCTTGCTGAATGATCCGACCTTTAATGAAGCCGCGCGCGCGCTGGCGGAACGTGTGATCCTGGGTGGGTTACCAGAAGCCGGTCCCGCAACCACTGCGGCCTCAAGCCCATCCCCCGCGACTATCGCGGTGGACCAGGCACGCTTGAACAGATTATATCAGCTAGCGCTAGCGCGGGATCCAAGCTCCGCCGAGCAGGCGTCGCTATTTAAGTTTTTAGCCGCCCAACGGGAGGAATTTGCCCGCGGAAAGTCGGATGCGGCCAAGTATTTGGGGATTGGTCTGCATCCGCAGATTCCCCGCATTGATCCCGTGGACCTGGCCGCCTGGAGCGGCGTCTGCCGCGTCGTGCTGAATTTGCAGGAGACAATCACCCGATATTAA
- the uvrB gene encoding excinuclease ABC subunit UvrB: protein MDFELVAPYEPAGDQPAAIQALIEGIRANRKQQVLLGVTGSGKTFTMANVIAALNRPALVLSHNKTLAAQLYAEFKEFFPRNSVNYFVSYYDYYQPEAYIPQRDIYIEKDASINQEIDRLRLASTSSLISRRDVIIVASVSCIYGLGSPDDYRKMQVNLLRGQQIDRDEVLRKLVDILYERNDIEFARGKFRVRGDCVELWPSYEEFAYRIEFWGDEVEQLSYINPLSGEVISREPALHIYPAKHFVMPEERIANAIAAIQAELEERLEQLRNAGKLLEAQRLSARTRFDLEMMQEAGFCPGIENYSRPLSGRPAGSTPDTLYNFFPQDFLLFVDESHVTVPQIRGMYHGDRSRKITLVEHGFRLPSALDNRPLTFDEWEKKINQAIYVSATPGEYELEKAGGEVVEQLIRPTGLLDPVIELHPAKNQVPHLLSQIRERAAAQERVLVTTLTKRLAEDLSFYLDEQGVKCKWLHSELDAFERVEVLRDLRSGKFECVVGVNLLREGLDLPEVSLVAILDADKEGFLRNETSLIQTIGRAARNVNAKVILYADTMTQSMQRAIEETQRRRAIQEAYNREHGIIPANVQKTIHAGIESAAAAHKMANAVVGRTDETQYVTQEYITELQAEMLAAAESLEFERAAAIRDRIERIKDQIGKPVHEADVTVGGENRGRKGRKGRRGGGGKPGGTSDKGVILGETLGQTQRQSGRIPKPKKM from the coding sequence ATGGATTTTGAACTTGTCGCGCCGTATGAGCCCGCGGGTGATCAACCAGCGGCGATCCAGGCCCTCATCGAAGGGATTCGGGCCAATCGCAAACAGCAGGTGCTGTTGGGCGTAACCGGTTCGGGCAAGACCTTTACCATGGCCAATGTGATCGCCGCCTTAAATCGGCCCGCGTTGGTTTTGTCACATAATAAAACGCTGGCCGCGCAGCTGTATGCGGAGTTTAAAGAGTTTTTTCCCCGCAACTCGGTCAATTACTTTGTCAGTTATTACGACTATTACCAGCCTGAAGCGTACATCCCCCAGCGGGACATCTACATCGAAAAAGACGCCAGCATCAACCAAGAGATTGATCGCCTACGGCTGGCCAGCACCAGCTCGCTGATCAGCCGCCGCGATGTGATCATCGTCGCCAGCGTGTCGTGCATTTATGGCTTGGGTTCGCCAGATGATTACCGCAAGATGCAAGTGAATCTATTGCGAGGACAGCAGATCGACCGGGACGAGGTGCTGCGCAAGTTGGTCGATATCTTGTACGAGCGAAACGATATTGAATTTGCACGGGGCAAGTTTCGCGTACGGGGGGATTGTGTCGAGCTGTGGCCCTCTTACGAGGAATTTGCCTACAGGATCGAATTTTGGGGGGACGAGGTTGAACAACTCTCGTACATCAATCCCCTTAGCGGCGAAGTCATCAGCCGCGAGCCGGCGCTGCACATCTATCCGGCCAAGCACTTTGTGATGCCAGAGGAACGCATCGCCAATGCTATCGCCGCCATTCAGGCCGAACTCGAGGAACGCCTGGAACAACTGCGCAACGCCGGCAAACTGCTCGAGGCGCAGCGGTTAAGCGCGCGGACGCGGTTTGACCTGGAGATGATGCAGGAAGCGGGTTTTTGCCCGGGAATCGAAAACTACAGCCGCCCCCTGTCGGGCAGGCCCGCCGGCAGCACGCCGGACACGCTGTACAACTTTTTCCCGCAGGATTTCCTGTTATTTGTGGATGAATCGCACGTCACCGTGCCGCAAATTCGGGGAATGTACCATGGGGACCGCAGCCGCAAGATCACCCTGGTCGAGCATGGCTTTCGTCTCCCCAGCGCGCTGGATAACCGCCCCTTGACGTTTGACGAATGGGAAAAAAAGATCAATCAGGCGATCTATGTTAGCGCCACACCGGGCGAATACGAACTGGAAAAAGCTGGGGGCGAAGTGGTGGAGCAACTCATCCGCCCCACGGGACTCCTGGATCCCGTGATTGAGCTGCACCCCGCTAAAAACCAGGTGCCCCATTTGCTAAGCCAAATTCGCGAACGCGCCGCCGCGCAAGAACGCGTCCTGGTCACCACCCTGACCAAACGCCTGGCCGAGGATCTCTCCTTTTACCTGGACGAGCAAGGGGTCAAATGCAAATGGCTGCATAGCGAACTGGACGCCTTTGAACGGGTCGAGGTCCTGCGTGACCTGCGCAGCGGCAAGTTTGAATGCGTCGTCGGCGTGAATCTGCTGCGCGAGGGGTTGGACCTGCCGGAAGTTTCCCTGGTCGCGATCCTCGACGCCGACAAAGAAGGTTTCTTGCGGAATGAAACCTCCCTGATCCAAACGATCGGCCGCGCCGCGCGCAACGTCAATGCCAAGGTGATCCTCTATGCCGACACCATGACCCAGTCCATGCAGCGCGCTATCGAGGAAACCCAACGCCGCCGCGCCATCCAAGAAGCCTACAACCGCGAACACGGCATCATCCCCGCCAACGTGCAAAAAACCATCCACGCGGGAATCGAGTCCGCCGCCGCCGCGCACAAAATGGCCAACGCCGTCGTCGGCCGGACAGATGAAACCCAATACGTCACCCAAGAGTACATCACCGAACTGCAGGCCGAGATGCTGGCTGCGGCGGAATCGCTGGAATTTGAGCGGGCCGCCGCCATCCGGGACCGCATCGAGCGCATCAAAGATCAGATCGGCAAGCCGGTCCACGAAGCCGATGTCACCGTCGGCGGCGAAAACCGCGGCAGAAAAGGACGAAAAGGCCGAAGGGGAGGGGGGGGCAAACCAGGAGGCACCAGCGACAAAGGGGTCATCCTGGGTGAGACCCTCGGCCAGACCCAACGCCAATCGGGCCGCATTCCCAAGCCGAAAAAAATGTAA